From Natator depressus isolate rNatDep1 chromosome 7, rNatDep2.hap1, whole genome shotgun sequence, the proteins below share one genomic window:
- the RPN1 gene encoding dolichyl-diphosphooligosaccharide--protein glycosyltransferase subunit 1 codes for MEGLACRLLLCLGCALAAPELLNEEVKRTVDLSTHLAKVTAELSLANPAGGSGGASSFLLALDPGLESHLAYLGVQVKGEEEEENTLEVRETKVKGKSGKFFTVKLPSPLAPGAKIRLSIETVFTHVLQPYPTHITQAEKQFVVFEGNHYFYSPYPTKSQTTRVKLASRNVENYTKLGNPTRSEDMIEYGPFKDIPPYSQDILKVHYENNNPFLTITSMIRVIEVSHWGNIAVEETVDLKHTGAVLKGPFSRYDYQRQPDSGISSVKSFKTILPAAAQDVYYRDEIGNISTSHLLILDDSVEMEIRPRFPLFGGWKTHYIIGYNLPSYEYLYNLGDQYALRMRFIDHVFDEQVADSLTVKIILPEGAKNIHVDSPYEINRATDELHYTYLDTFGRPVIVAHKNNLVEQHIQDIVVHYTFNKILMLQEPLLVVGAFYILFFTVIFYVRLDFSITKDPAAEARMKVACITEQVLTLVNKRLGLYRHFDEAVNKYKQSRDISTLNSGKKTLETEHKALTNEVASLQSKLKTEGSDMCDKVSEIQKLDSQVKELVLKSSVEAERLVAGKLKKDTYIENEKLHSNKRQELVTKIDNILDAL; via the exons ATGGAGGGCCTCGCctgccgcctgcttctctgcCTGGGCTGCGCCCTGGCGGCCCCCGAGCTGCTCAATGAGGAGGTGAAGCGGACGGTGGATCTCAGCACCCACCTGGCCAAGGTGACGGCCGAGCTGAGCCTGGCTAACCCGGCGGGGGGCTCCGGGGGCGCCAGCTCCTTCCTGCTGGCGCTGGACCCCGGCCTGGAGAGCCACCTGGCCTACCTCGGGGTGCAG GTGAaaggtgaggaagaggaggagaacaCCCTGGAGGTGCGGGAGACTAAGGTGAAAGGTAAAAG TGGCAAATTCTTCACCGTGAAGTTGCCATCTCCTCTGGCGCCAGGTGCCAAGATCCGTTTATCCATCGAAACAGTTTTCACACATGTCCTGCAGCCGTACCCCACGCACATCACACAGGCAGAGAAACAGTTTGTGGTCTTTGAAGGGAATCATTATTTCTACTCTCCATACCCAACGAAGAGCCAAACTACACGTGTGAAACTGGCCTCCAGGAACGTAGAGAACTACACCAAGCTGGGCAATCCTACCCGGTCAGAGGACATGATTGAATATGGGCCTTTCAAGGACATCCCACCATATAGCCAG GACATCCTTAAGGTACACTATGAAAATAACAACCCATTCCTGACCATCACCAGTATGATACGGGTCATTGAAGTGTCTCACTGGGGAAATATTGCTGTAGAAGAGACTGTTGACTTAAAGCACACAGGAGCTGTGCTCAAAGGGCCTTTCTCCAGATATGACTACCAAAGGCAGCCAGACAGTGGAATATCTTCTGTCAAATCTTTTAAG accaTTCTTCCTGCTGCGGCTCAGGATGTATATTACCGAGATGAAATTGGAAATATCTCTACCAGCCACCTTCTCATCCTGGATGACTCTGTGGAGATGGAGATCCGCCCCCGCTTCCCGCTCTTTGGGGGTTGGAAGACCCATTACATCATTGGCTACAACCTGCCTAGCTATGAATACCTCTATAACCTTG GTGACCAATATGCCCTGAGGATGAGGTTCATTGACCATGTGTTTGATGAGCAAGTTGCAGACTCTCTGACTGTAAAGATAATCCTGCCAGAAGGTGCCAA GAATATTCATGTGGACAGCCCATATGAAATCAACCGAGCCACTGACGAGCTCCACTACACCTACTTGGACACGTTTGGACGCCCGGTTATTGTGGCACACAAGAACAACCTAGTAGAGCAGCACATCCAGGACATTGTG GTGCACTACACCTTCAACAAGATCCTGATGCTGCAGGAGCCACTGTTGGTGGTTGGAGCCTTTTACATCTTGTTCTTCACAGTGATCTTCTATGTGAGGCTCGACTTCTCCATCACCAAG GATCCAGCTGCTGAAGCTAGGATGAAGGTGGCCTGCATAACAGAGCAAGTTCTCACCTTGGTGAACAAGAGACTGGGCCTGTACCGCCACTTTGATGAAGCGGTGAATAAGTACAAGCAGTCACGGGACATCTCCACTCTAAACAGTGGCAAGAAGACCTTGGAGACAGAGCATAAGGCCCTGACCAATGAAGTAGCCTCTCTGCAGTCCAAGCTGAAGACAGAAGGCTCTGACATGTGTGATAAG GTGAGCGAGATTCAGAAGCTCGACAGCCAAGTCAAGGAGCTGGTTCTGAAATCATCTGTTGAGGCAGAGCGGTTGGTGGCCGGCAAGCTTAAGAAGGACACGTACATTGAGAATGAGAAGCTGCATTCCAACAAGCGCCAGGAGCTGGTCACCAAAATTGACAACATCCTCGATGCACTATAA